aattaaatatttgttcaaataaaatttattaaaataagttaagaaaacTTATCTTAATACATAAGTTCTGTTATGAAAATTATCATAACAAGATTCAAAAgactaataaaaatttaaattatcttcataaacttaaataaattattttaaacagaAAGAACATATTGTTAACATGTTCTGCTATTTACTTACATTACCCacctatataaaattaataacgaAATTTGTTCCTcccataattatataaaataagcacTCATGTGCCATATATATAAGATTTGGCAAACATTGGACTGTATCTCATTGGTGTTAATATCAAAATACCAATgaccaaaaataacaaaaaaaacgaAGCCATAAGTAAAGGTTGCTAACTTGTTGTGCTATTTATTTAGGATGTCTCCCCATATTCAATTAATGGTGAAAATTTCCCCTCCTATTATCattgtcaaaataaatattcacaTCAGTCACAGGCTATATAAGTTTTGGTAACACTGGAGAATAGTGGTGTTCGTGCCTAAAACTATTCAACACGGTCACACCAAATTACCAATTgctaaaattattatcttataatataaaGTGAGGAGTAAggtatttttctgaaaataatgTCTAATTAGTTtaaactgttttttttcttctggtaGCATAGTGTATCTttgaatttaagttaaaaacattatttatacGTTTTAATGTGAATTCaacgaattaaaaaaaaaaaaagcaaaaataagcaTCAAAATGCACATAGTCAACGCTGTCAtgtactttttttcttctcctggTGGTATAGCCGTTGCCATGTACGTACCCAAGAACGACAGTACATAACGGACGGGATTAGGTGTGTATATATTGATTTATGTAATGTATTGTGGGTATTGATTTATGAGAAAATGATCTACTTCAATATAAATACACAAATATCTATAAGAAAATAATCTTTTTGGATCTTTAATGTTGCCTTTTTTAAGCTTCCAAAGCATCTTATATTCcgattttttttctccaaaatgtaaaattttgcATTCTAAAAAGACCTTTTCAGAGTGTAATTTAACATTTTGGAttaggtgcaggaagcaatatGGGGGAATAAGAAGTAATTGTCCTTGTAAAAGGTGCAAGTCATGTGGGAAGTTTGGGGATTACCCCGTTGAGAGATGCTTGAAACACATGGACTGGGCCTATAATTTTGGGGACATAATAAGACCCCAGGCCAGTCGAATGGTGAAGAGAGTGAGGAATGTGACCAACTTAGGTTGCTTCATTCTGCTTTCGAACCTATCAAGTTGCCAACTCCTGCAGTACCCATGATTAGCATTCTTATGCAGTTTGTTATAAATAATCGTGATATAAAATCATctggtaattattttttagacatttttaaaagttaatttttgtttgtttgcaaTTATagcaataactttttttaaaattttattttttatgataagttatttaaaatattttttattttaattagattttatcttttttttaaaattatttattagaaaactGTAACGAGTGAActtattatttcccggaatcaaGGGAACGTTTGTTTCACAtactattttgttatttccagacatataaaaccaaaaaaattagcCCATTTGTTACgagattataaaaattaatcctgaatatatattttatttttgggaaAGATATAATTCCAGTATTTTATCGATATATTTAGTCCTGACCGAGAAGACAGGAAAAAATATTCTCATGAAATAAGAATATCCCTTCAtgagtaaaaatttatatatatatatcctcttAGTAACCATTATCTAATTACTCTCCCATCGTTTCCTTATCATATGCGCTTAAAATTTTTTTCAATCCCGCAAATTTTGTTCTTGTCCAATTAATGTTATCACAGTTTGATTTAGTGTCATTTTCATTTCTACATTTTACTACTATAATTTTTACTTTCCCTCCCATGCTCCTTTTTAATTGGTAATTTTTACTCCTCTTTCCATTATTATAATTGTCAAACAGATGGGAAGGAGAGGAAGAATGTAATGAGAGTTTTGTAATAAGAACATTTTAGTAATAACAATATATACTCTCagaaaaaaataactcaattaAACACATGTTTTAATCATTCatggaaatataaaaaataatcctaaACAATTCAAACAATTAACTAAACATATTTCTTAATAATATTCCGGAATAACATTctcatgttatatttttatttttaggaaaaaatatttcCGAGACTACAAAATTTCCAAAGTCTCTAaagttacatttaaaaaaatatttttttaaaaattgtacgTGTGAATTTTGTAATTATGTTAGTTGTTATTCACCTATTTATTATCGATCAATATTCTagtcttttatttgtttttgctaTTATCATCAATTGATCATATGTGCCAATTCTTTTATTCAGTGTAGGGTTGTGCTGCACTCAGTCGAGCTATTGTTACTTATCACTTTAATTTATGCGGCTCCATATATACaatgtttatctttttttatttttaaagaaaaaacataaaagaaaagtgaataaATTTCTTTATGGTTATTCAATTTATTCGTTTGGTTTGCTCTTCTTGCACACTGGTGGATAAATCCATGAGAATGATTATTACCTTTTCATGGTTTTACTATTTGTTGTACTCGTTTTCGCTTATGTTTTGTTAAAATATGGTAGGAATCTCCAATCTCCTATGTTCTGATATTAGATTATAGCCTTCGAAATCTGTTTGATAGTTTGGGCTAAATGGTAAAATTCTACAAATATGGTTCATTAGAATGACAAATTACTTATTGTAGCATTTTTAGTTGCAGATGAAGAGATGGAAGAATTGGTAATGATTCTCTAGACTACTCCTGCTGGAATTGCAATATGCAGTCATAACTAACTCACAGACATTGACTAGTAATCTAACCTGCAGAATAATGCATAGATTGATAGGTTTACATAAAAGACTTCTGATAGAGGCATCGAATTTGTTTTGCTCACTGTTTCTTAAATCATGACCAAAAAGAAAGTTAGACTCAACAACAGCTTATGTAGTGGCAAACTAGGCAATGCAATACAAATCGCATGACGTCTCTCCTAAGCAAAATAAAGGTTTGAGTATATGATCATTGTTGATGGTTTAACAAGTGTATTAAAATGTCCAAGTAATAATACTCAGTCTAAGTGTCGATTTTCACAAAAACTTTATTTTGTACTTTGTGTtagataattttcaatttataagaagaaaaaatgaaataagctaaAAGAACGAAAGTAAAAGATATTAACAAGAGACAAAAGATATAATAGGAAATTTAATGAAATGAGAATTTTATGATCTAGCAtgtctattattttaaatatatttttatcaatcatGTGGATTTTTCATACCCACATCTATGTATGACAAATTTATCTTATCTATCTATCTCTCAAATGTTTTtgcaaaaactaataaataaaatgcataaaGTTCTAATTCTATATGTTTACTTTAATGCATGAGCAATGCAATCACTTTATgtctaaaaatgattttattaaaatacctCTTCCTTTTAGTTTGATTAGAAATTATCTTCTGTTGAACGACTAATCcttaaaattgatatatataagaCCATCCTTGTATTTCTATTAGGAGTACCTAACCCCTAAAGATGATACAAGgatgaatgatacatgaaattaaaatgagaaaagacaatagaaaaaaaaatattgtttgcaTTGATAGATATGAAACATACAATATATGTTTTGGTTTTTTAGGCcccctaactaagggtttagtCTCTCTTATAGTTACAAGGGGTCTTACACTTGAGGAGGTATGGTGAATTGATAGAGGAGAAGGGATGTAAGATGgaagaaaataatggaaaataAGGAATTCCCTAGGGGAGAGTTCTCGAACTTTAGGTGTGTATTATAGTGCTCTAAGACTCGCCGCGTCCTTTCTCGCTTGACCCTTTGTTTTATAGTTGCTGAAGTGAACTTGGGTTTGCGTACTCGCGCTAAGCCTGCGTTGCTCGTTTAGCGTAGACGCCTGTATTCGGGTTTAGTGCGACTCTTCTTGCCCAGCGTCAGTGCGTGTTTTTGCGCTGAGAATGCTGTGCGCTAAGCACGTCTTGGGCTATGTCTTCCTTTCTCATATTTTTGCTATTTTCTGTATCTTTTTGGCTTttaatcctttattttttatatttgcaagacataaataagaaaaacatcaattcttaataattaaacataaataactgttaaataaatattttaaggttattttcattataaaaaataacccaTATTTAACGGTTATCAATCATGCATATGGATAATTGATCTAAACTAGATTAATGCAATgtcaagaaataaaatttcagTAATCTTATATCCTTCTTCCTTGTCATGTACAATACTTTCATTGGATTAAAACTTATGTTCTCATGTATACAACTCACTTACTTCCTCTCCTTATCtcatgcaaaatattttttaaaatagaagtaATTTACACTGtcacactaaaaaaaatattatttatttgagtaaaataaatacttatttcaacaaataagtttaaacaaactgatcttaaaatttatgatctcatatatattatttcattcttCACCAACCCTAAtgtatatacttatatattcaTCTTATgaaaattgataaaaagaatctattagaaattacaatGAAAATACATTAACAATTAGTATATTAATGACACTttcttataagatttttttttaatttttgtttctttaactaatattttaaggatTAACATTCTTCAATAGTTTTCCCCttgtttttatcataaaaagacCAGAATGAAAACTAACCATGCATAGTTAGATACCAATAGCAATGGAAAGCACCGAAATTTTGTCCTAAAGAATATCCTCCTAGTATTGTTAAGTTTTTTACTTGGGTTTcacattttcatctttttgaaGGTGAAATATCTTGAAAATTATAATGGCCGAAAAATCATTGAATAGTCAAGTATATGCATTTAATAGAACTTATTGTAAACGATACAAGATAaacttctatttttaaattattatttgtcaaaattaaactcttaactATCATAGTTGAAATTAAcggaaaatttaattaaataaatgtacACTATTTAGAATTGGTATTATGAATTATTCAAAAGATAATTGTGAATTAATTATATCCGGAACTTGAGCGTCCTCGACAAGTCTGTGTACAGTGTCATAACCCCACGAGAATCAAGGCAGCGAATAGCCGTAAATCGGGAAAATCTTGTTTGTTGCGAAACATCATCAGATGCAAAACACTTACTCCGgaacaagaaaaaacaaaaaagaaaaagaaaaagagtgaataGAAAAAAGCATAGAGATTCGACACCAAAGGGTTAGTTGCAtttcattaaacaaaaaatacatccaaaataatttttaacataataaataaataaatcactaAATCACTTACTGTCAACTGCTGAATCCCTTTCTTCAGCGGAAAAACTCCgaataatttacataataaattattaatgtagtagtaataaaaataaaaaataaaccccACCCATGGGCAGAATAAAACCCCCTATATCTGACATAGTAACTCTTCCATACAACATTGAAGAAACCCTCACCTCCTTTGGCGGCTCTCAATTTTTCGAACCCCAAACCCTAGTTTCATTTCGATTTCTTCTCTAATAATTACACTCACACATAGTTTCACGCGTAGTGTTATCATTCATGAACGTATTGTTTGAAAGAAGTTAAGTAAAGAGAGAGTAGTGGGTTGTGGCTCGGTGGAGAAAGTAGTAAAGTAATGGAGGAATCGTTAGGGCAGAAATGGAAGCAGCGAGAGTTCGCTTTGGCATCAGTTTCCGACCTCTCTTCGGCTCCTTCTTCGGCTTCGCCGGGAATTGCTCGCTTCGACTCTGACGGTCTCCAAATTCATCATCAATCTCACCAGATTCCATTCAATGTCGATCCTCGAACTGTTCAGGTCCATTTCACCCCATGCTTCTCTCCTTAGCTATttgcaataataaaaaatgaatcttTTTAGCTATGATACTATGCTGTGCGTTTTATCTTATTATTCGGCGGCAggcttaattttgaaattttgttttttcttgtcgTTTCGTTGTTATTTTTCGACCAATTCTAATGCTGCGTTTTGCTTTCTTTATTCACTTAATGGCTAAGCATTCACTGAATTAGATTAGACGAAAATCTTCATTAGGATCTCTtagttattattgtttatttgtgGTTTAACTTAACAGCTATTCAAGGTGAGTCCTGTTCAATCGGTTTGCGTGGTGGAAGGATCTGATGTTGGTAAAAAGGTACGAAGCAGAATCTTTGTGATAAACTATATAGGCTggaaaattaattacaatactTGTGTACTTGTTGTTTGTGTTCATAAGTGTACAGTGTATACTGGGTTTGCGAGGTACATTTTGTGATATAGGCGTGATATTGCTGTTAAGTAATTCATTGGTTTGTTCCCAAATGCTTATGCATTTTTAACAGTTCTATTTTTGAACCAGACATTGTATTCCAGGGGAGTCACAATCCAGTTTAGAAATGATGAGGAGAGTGCAGCCTTTCATTGTGTAGTCCAACAGTGGAAGAAGGAAGTCAATGCTCAAGGTGCTGCTTTGAAAATTTGTGTAAAACTTGTTGTGGAATGGTCTCTGTCATATGACATTATTCCAATTGTGCATCAGCAAAGGCTTTTTTTTGGTGCTttcatgttttattattattaattatttgcttCAGGTCATGTTTGGTGGTCAGAGTGATATTTATGCACCAACTGACTATTTAGTTAGTTATTAGACCTCCAAAACATGGAATGAACAGGTGTAAGCCTTTTCTTTTACACTGTTTGGTAGAGAGGGAAGAAATGGTGAGAGTGAAAATAGGTAGgtgaaaaaagaagagagataaGAAATCAAGTGGAAATATTGGTTGTTTGTTTCAAGAGAAATAATGtggaaataaaattatgaggttgtttggtttgaaagaaaggaaaataaagaaattaaatcattactaaaaaataccattttacccttcaaatatgtaaacatttatttttccgACCGTAGCCCCTATATGGCTTGCCATATAATCAATTATActatcagtgtaatcgattgtATGGCTCCTCTCCTTATAATTGATTAGACGGAAGTATAATCTATTTGGTAGAAATTGCAAGAAATCAATTAAGGAAGTTAATAATAAGAGATTATTTTGTCCTTTTGTTTTATCATAAGCAAGATTTGTATCTTATACTGCCCAAGCTTTATAAGCTCTACTTAAGCCATATCTCTAGTTGATGTGGGACTAACCACCACCTTGTAGGTTGCAATTAAGGCAACCCCCAAAGATGCTGCAGCTAAGGCATGTTAGGGGTAGGGAATTGACATGTTCTTCCATAGAAGTCAGGCAGCTAGTAGACCACCTCAGTGAGCAAGCCAGGGAGGTGGCCAGTGAAATTTCAATGGGAAGAACACCCATAGCTTTTGCAATGTGGATGGCTAGGCTAACACTAGCATTCACTATCTCCATTGCACTTGCTCAAAAGGTAGGAAGGCTTTGATATCATCTTAGAATTTGGGCTTAAGGCCTAATTCAACCACACAAAACCGGCTTATAAGGTGAGTACTACCCAAGCTTTATAAGCTATACTGAAGGCATATCTGTAGTCAATGTGAGACTAACCACCACCTTTGAGGTTGCAATTAAGGCAACCCCAAAGAGGCCACAACTAAGGTGGGCTAGGGGCGACCACAATTAAGGCAAATTTTCAACAAATCTCAATAAGCTAACACACTTCCATGCTATTTCTTCGCATATGAGAGTGGAAATATACTCATGTGGGCCCcactgtttttaaaaaaaaatctctcctCTGTATTCTCGCTTAACCAAACGAGTGAAATTTGCTGCCTCACACCTATTTCTCTTCCTCTTCGCCATTTCTTTACTATTTCATACATACCAAACAAAGTGTTAATGTATTAATCTTATTCAAAAACCTTTTTCCTTCATCATATTTGTAACTTGTCTGCTGGTTAAACAAATTCTCTTCTTTCATGCACTGATTAATTTGGAAGTTGATCTTTAGCAAACTCAACAAATTTTATTAGGCTAGTGAAACCTTGTTTGATGCCAAATATTGATGTTTAAAAGAGGAActgagatatttttattttattttattagttaaggGTAAAGAAATTTCATATTGCAGTAATTCTCATGCTATATTGGATGATGTTACCTTTACTATTTTCTATGTAGTGTTGAGTGTTAGTTTTCCAGTTTTCCTTAATGTTGCTGGCACCTAAATTGTTATTTGGACAACTCATCCTCCTGCCAAACATTTctgttgattatattttttttaattttaaacatggATTATGATCATGGAGGTCCTTTTATTTTACTTGTTCTTTTAAGGTCCTTTTCACTCCATTCAGCactcttgtttctttttctttttcagtaaAGCAtgatattgtttaattttatatttatttttttaatccagaAGGAAATGTACGAAATGGAACTATTACAACTTCCAAAAGCAAATTTGATGAAAAGATAGAGTCATCATCTGcaaaaatgtattttcattATTATGGACAACTTCTGCATCAGCAAAATATGCTGCAGGACTATGTGCGGACAGGTTATACTTTGTGTTCTAGTGGTCCTCATTTTGTTTGAGAATTCTTCCTATATGTGTTACCTTGATCTGACAAATTAGCTAATATTGTTTCAGGGACCTATCATGCTGCTGTTCTTGAGAACCGTGCTGATTTCATTGGTCGTGTTGTAGTTGATGTGGGTGCTGGTAGTGGTATTTTGTCATTATTTGCTGCTCAAGTAAGCTAAGCACATTAATTGGGCATTAAGTCTATTTGTAGCATATGATGATACGTGTCATTGTTTGATTTCTTACTTAATGAAAGTTCTTGGTGTTTCCTTTCCCCCTACAATTAGAGCCTTTTCTAAGTTTTTGGCGTTCACTTTTAGGCTGGTGCAAAGCATGTTTATGCTGTGGAAGCATCTGAAATGGCAGAATATGCGCGGAAACTTATAGCTGGAAACCCAACACTGGCTCAACGAATTACAGTGAGATCTGTCTCCTAGTTTTTTGCTATAATTGTTATTTATTGGGTATCTTATTATTCATAGAgttgttttgtttaataattatatataggtGATCAAAGGCAAAGTTGAGGATGTTGAATTGCCAGAGAAAGCAGATATTCTGATCTCTGAGCCCATGGGTAAGCTCATTTTCTACTTCCTTCCAGCAAACTTGTAAATAATGCCGATTTTCaatgtataatttatatatgtatctatattgtcaaatatgttttgtttttgctaTCTCTAGTGGATAGTTAAGTTGTAGCATGGCATGCTGAAGTTCCACTCTTTTATTGGTTGGACAAATTTCTTTGTTATGCAGGCACCTTGTTAGTCAATGAAAGAATGCTGGAGTCTTATGTCATTGCCAGAGATAGGTTTCTCGTTCCTACTGGGAAAATGTTTCCAGGTGTGGGAAGGTAAATTATCACCCTTTTCTGTCTTTCTTTGAGCCTCTAGCATGTGACAATATTAAATGTGATTATGACAAAATGATTCTACTGAGGTAAGTTATTGGCAAATAATTCTCTCTGCTTATTCAAAGTGAcatttctatttaaatttatttgtaaccCTAACATCTATTGACGTATTAACAACTTTTATAAATGGTAACATCCATTGCTATTTTAATGACAGTTCACAATAGTATCAAGTACATTATGTTTAAAAAACGTGTCATTCAAGTTTTACACCAACGTTTTGTTTGAATAATTGAGTCAAATATGAATTTTCAAGGTCTAGCTGCTTGCTTGCTCAGAATGATAGATATATGatacattgttcaatttcaaatgaTATAGGATTTTGGGTGCATTTggataaactttaaaaaaacgtTTCTATGATTTGACTTTATTTTCATAAGCCATTCTTTGCAACTTATGAGAAATGAAAAAAGCAgtaaaactttttttgttttaaaaaaatcctgaACTAACTTCTTTAatagtcaaaattattttaaacttaattatcataaaattctctaaacttttttttgaattaagaacatttttccttaaaaaaatgaacatgCCCTTTAAAGCATTCAGTTTTTCTTCTAAATGCTTCTAATcatctaattattttattgtcttCTCCTAACCTTGAATTTATTACTGGTGTAGGATTCACATGGCACCTTTCactgatgaatatttgtttattGAAATTGCTAATAAGGTGTGTAATTAATGCATGcttgtgtttatttttctaGATGAGTGTCTCTCTATGTCTGCATTCTCCCTCACAGACATTTTGTTTTATAGCTCATACTTCAGATAAGTGTGCGTGTGTGTTTATTATCTGTTTCTTGAAATTACGTTGCATAATTGTTTGCACATGCTTGTTCAGACACccccacattttttttcaatatcttATATTTATACAGTTTTAAAAGCAGTGTTATCATTGATGGATGGTGGAGTATGGCAGAAGGATAACATTTGGCCACATAAACACACCATTGCGGCCTATGGCGCTGCCATAGCCTCCCTTCACATATTGCTAATGGCGGTTGGCAAAAAATCCACCATGCCATTCTGCCAAGGCAGCCATGGTGCCACTATTTAACAACAATGTTTTAAAGGATTGTTTTACCATCTGGAATTGGCATCACGATATAATGATGAAAGAGGCTGTAAAAGTATTCATAGGATTACAAAGAAGCCAGTCTGGAGTTTCTCTTAACTGAGCTTTGCTTCAGTTGTCCAGTTAAACAGATTTCACTGATATTCATCTATGATTCCTTACACTAAAGGgggattagaaaaaaaaaaacagcaaattTGCATCATGGTGTAAAGCATCATAGTGATTATTGTTAAGTGGAAATTTGCTGTTTTCTGCCTGTTCCTTTCTCTGTCTCTGTAATCTATATactccttttcttctttttaactcATTATTTGTTGTTGTTCAGGCCCTGTTTTGGCAGCAGCAAAACTATTATGGTGTTGATTTAACACCCCTACATGGGACTGCATTTCAAGGATACTTTTCTCAGGTATCATATGTTTTCTGAAATTTATTGAAGGTTACTATACAGTAGGCTGGATTACAGTGTGAAATGATTGTTTTAGGGGAGGATCCCTCCTTGAACAGGGAAAAGTTTAAATGTGATACTTTCTTTTCTCATGCTATTATgtgtaacaaattaaaattttgcttccatttttacctttttaatgTCTGATTACTTGCAAGCTTATGgattttataagaaattatGACTGTTATGATTTATTCAGATGAGAATGATGCAGACTTAGAAATGCACGGTTGTGGTTTGAATTGGCAAACAGAAATAGGTCTAGATATGAAAAGATTTGTTAGCCACTATTGCCTTCAGCCATTAgggatatatttttaatgttgtgTAGTACTTGTATACTCTGTTGGTTTATTGCCATTAATTTGGcctgttaataaaaataattatgtcaCTAATGGGGTCTTTCTGTTTCCTCCATAAAGCCTGTGGTGGATGCTTTTGATCCAAGATTGTTAATAGCTCCTTCAATGTTC
This region of Glycine soja cultivar W05 chromosome 17, ASM419377v2, whole genome shotgun sequence genomic DNA includes:
- the LOC114393688 gene encoding probable histone-arginine methyltransferase 1.4 isoform X1, which encodes MEESLGQKWKQREFALASVSDLSSAPSSASPGIARFDSDGLQIHHQSHQIPFNVDPRTVQLFKVSPVQSVCVVEGSDVGKKTLYSRGVTIQFRNDEESAAFHCVVQQWKKEVNAQEGNVRNGTITTSKSKFDEKIESSSAKMYFHYYGQLLHQQNMLQDYVRTGTYHAAVLENRADFIGRVVVDVGAGSGILSLFAAQAGAKHVYAVEASEMAEYARKLIAGNPTLAQRITVIKGKVEDVELPEKADILISEPMGTLLVNERMLESYVIARDRFLVPTGKMFPGVGRIHMAPFTDEYLFIEIANKALFWQQQNYYGVDLTPLHGTAFQGYFSQPVVDAFDPRLLIAPSMFHVIDFTKIKEEELYEIDIPLRFIASVGTRVHGLACWFDVLFNGSTVQRWLTTAPGSPTTHWYQLRCVLSQPIYVMAGQEITGRLHLIAHNAQSYTIYLTLSAKMWGPGAEQGGILQTSSCKLDLKEPYYRMSQPQAYALAQDQQPQPLIQTQDIHIQSQDLDEPEIVQQPLPNSCAQIDSLMRNV
- the LOC114393688 gene encoding probable histone-arginine methyltransferase 1.3 isoform X3; the encoded protein is MEESLGQKWKQREFALASVSDLSSAPSSASPGIARFDSDGLQIHHQSHQIPFNVDPRTVQLFKVSPVQSVCVVEGSDVGKKTLYSRGVTIQFRNDEESAAFHCVVQQWKKEVNAQEGNVRNGTITTSKSKFDEKIESSSAKMYFHYYGQLLHQQNMLQDYVRTGTYHAAVLENRADFIGRVVVDVGAGSGILSLFAAQAGAKHVYAVEASEMAEYARKLIAGNPTLAQRITVIKGKVEDVELPEKADILISEPMGTLLVNERMLESYVIARDRFLVPTGKMFPGVGRIHMAPFTDEYLFIEIANKALFWQQQNYYGVDLTPLHGTAFQGYFSQPVVDAFDPRLLIAPSMFHVIDFTKIKEEELYEIDIPLRFIASVGTRVHGLACWFDVLFNGSTVQRWLTTAPGSPTTHWYQLRCVLSQPIYVMAGQEITGRLHLIAHNAQSYTIYLTLSAKMWGPGAEQGGILQTSSCKLDLKEPYYRMSQPQAYALAQDQQPQPLIQTQDLDEPEIVQQPLPNSCAQIDSLMRNV
- the LOC114393688 gene encoding probable histone-arginine methyltransferase 1.3 isoform X2, with amino-acid sequence MEESLGQKWKQREFALASVSDLSSAPSSASPGIARFDSDGLQIHHQSHQIPFNVDPRTVQLFKVSPVQSVCVVEGSDVGKKTLYSRGVTIQFRNDEESAAFHCVVQQWKKEVNAQGNVRNGTITTSKSKFDEKIESSSAKMYFHYYGQLLHQQNMLQDYVRTGTYHAAVLENRADFIGRVVVDVGAGSGILSLFAAQAGAKHVYAVEASEMAEYARKLIAGNPTLAQRITVIKGKVEDVELPEKADILISEPMGTLLVNERMLESYVIARDRFLVPTGKMFPGVGRIHMAPFTDEYLFIEIANKALFWQQQNYYGVDLTPLHGTAFQGYFSQPVVDAFDPRLLIAPSMFHVIDFTKIKEEELYEIDIPLRFIASVGTRVHGLACWFDVLFNGSTVQRWLTTAPGSPTTHWYQLRCVLSQPIYVMAGQEITGRLHLIAHNAQSYTIYLTLSAKMWGPGAEQGGILQTSSCKLDLKEPYYRMSQPQAYALAQDQQPQPLIQTQDIHIQSQDLDEPEIVQQPLPNSCAQIDSLMRNV